Within the Stigmatopora argus isolate UIUO_Sarg chromosome 23, RoL_Sarg_1.0, whole genome shotgun sequence genome, the region ctttaatacattttctatatccgttattttattttgaaattttcgcAGATGAAAATTTCCCTTCACTCTATCAGGCTCTCATTGGctctctcacaacaaccctccgtGTTTCTTTGACCGCCGTTGTAtgcttaaacttatgcttgcctaacgttagcttccagACATTTGTGCACATGCACTTCAACTGAAtagattttacattttaatggcttattaaatctttttgtgatcattttctctcatttttgggaCATCTTGCTGAATTTTTAAGGGTTTCGTTGGTAGTTCTGTGGgaaccgtggaacaaattagagtatttacatatgAACTGCTCTGCTTACGAAATATTCGACTTAGAAAAAAAGTTCTGcatccaattaatttcgtaagtagaggtacgactgtacgtATATAAGTCCAAAAAATCTGTCATGGGGGACATTACATTTTAGTCGGCCAAACTATGAACAATTAGTAAAGAAATGTCGTTGAGGTGAATCAAAATGGGATTtaagaaaatgttcattcacGACTTCAATATATTGTGTATGaagaaataacatttgaatCCATGAAATGTGAACAAGgagtaaaatgaaagaaaactgAAATATGGATTTTTCCACAGGCACAACTCATTCCGCCGACACCTGCCACGGCAGATGAACGTCAACAGCTTCGACTTGAGCATGGACGCCGTGCCTTTCCGACAATCCTCCACGGCCAGCATCGGCAGAATCAAACCGGAACTTTACAAGCAGAAGTCCGTGGACTCGGACGGCGAGCCCAGAGAACCCGTTGAGACTTGCGGCAAACTTAGCTTTTCGCTGCGTTACGACTACGAGGAGCGGGCGCTGGTAGTGAAGATCCTCAAAGGCGTGGATCTGCCCGCCAAAGACTTCACGGGGACCTCGGACCCTTACGTGAAGATCTATCTTCTGCCTGAGAGGAAGAAAAAGTTCCAGACGCGGGTCCAGCGCAAAAACCTCAATCCCACCTTTGATGAAAGCTTCCGCTTCCCCGTGGGTTACGACGAGCTCTGCAATCGCAAGCTGCACCTGAGCATCTACGACTTTGACCGTTTCACGAGCCACGACATGATCGGCCAAGTGGTGGTGGACAACCTTTTCGAGCTCTCTGACCTTTCTCGCGAGGCAGTGGTCTGGAAAGATATCCATGCCGCCACCACGGTGAGTTATTTTGTCCctctgggagaaaaaaaaagcctcgaCAATCCTGTTCTGTGGAGAGCAAACCTAATTCCACATCTTGAACTTAATTTTCCCTGAGCGATAAAACAAACGACAACAATAAAAGAACAATTCCGAAGCAAGTTTTCCCAATTCTGTTTGGTGTAGATATTGAAAACACAGGTCTACACCATGCAGCGAGAACTTGGAGAGTGCAAACCAATCCATTGAATAAAACAAACCCAACTAATCTATTTGCTACTTTActgctgaaaaataaaaataaatttaaggtCTTAACCGCAACAACTAACATTCGTTAAAATGTAACCCTTTGTTCCTCAAAATCTTCTTTGAATCACGCAATCGCAGATTCCTGGGGAGAATGGTCAATCTCCTGGCGagtgaataaaaacaattatttatagCTGCTGTGAAGTGGGTCCCAGACATCCTTCACAAGGGGTAATTGAAAGACATTATATACGCTGAATCACGCCCACGTTTCAAAAAACTCTTTTTTATGAATGCAATTATAGCAACAAAGCCCACAATCACAAAACCTAAAACATTTGATGATCCAAACAACTGACACTTAGAAAGGCAAGGCATGTTAAACCATTTTACTCCAAGAATGAAATCAATGTCTTTGGGAGCAGCACTATTAATACAAGCGATGCAAAATCTCATTATTTTGCCCAAGCGATGCAAAAGCCTCGTTATTTTGCCCTTTCCATCTCGCTATAAACTCTGATTCTGTCACACCGCTACACTCGCAGCGGTCTCCACTggataaaaatgtctttttgagtTTGAAAAGTTACATCATCAAGTCTAGATGACTGTCTACCCGCTACGATCACTCGTTTCATAACCAAGTCTTCGTTCTCTCCCATTAGGAGACTGTTGATTTAGGGGAGATCATGTACTCGCTGTGCTACCTCCCCACGGCGGGGAGGATGACTCTGACGGTCATCAAATGCCGAAACCTCAAAGCCATGGACATCACAGGCTCCTCAGGTATGGCCGCCCATCAAAAGGCACTCGCTCACAGGGTAGCAAATCGGCAGCAGGTCGCCACTTCAAATCGCCAACTTGGAAGATAGACGCTAAAATACACAACAGTTATGGAAAACACGCCGACCGCTTGGTCTTTCAGATCCGTATGTAAAAGTCCACCTGATCTGTGAGGGACGCAGGCTGAAGAAGAGGAAAACAAGCATCAAGAAAAGCACACTCAACCCCGTGTACAACGAGGCCATCATCTTTGACATACCCCCGGAAAACGTGGAACAAGTCAGCCTCTCCATCCTGGTCATGGATTACGATCGGTGAGCCTACGACCACCGCGTCTACGTGCGCGGCGACTTTCGATCCCGCGGCAAACGCATTTCGCCGACAGGGTGGGACATAACGAGGTGATTGGCGTTTGTCGCGCCGGGCCGGACGCCGAGGGCCTCGGACGGGATCACTGGAACGAGATGCTGGCTTACCCACGGAAGCCCATTACCCACTGGCACGCTCTGGGAGAGGTAGGCTTTAACCCTTGACGGGGCGCTCGTCGAACTCATCGGCCGCCGTCGACGAcgccggacgtccaatccgtttccaCATCCGTCGGTCCGCCCCTCTCGGTCGAAAAGGATCGGACGTCCCGTGAACGTTCAATAGtttataaatgaattggatCTAAACCGTAGACTGTGTTTGGCGTTACTGTATCCTTTAGTGGCCCGGAAGGGGTGCGAGCTTCGAGAGTCAAGTCTCGTGTACGTCACCCAAACCTCCCCTGACGCCATAAGGTAGCACCAATACCAATACGTCAAGTTGGAAACATCTGGTTTTGCGGCGCCCatgccgaaaaaaaaaaaattaaagcatttaatcATATCTGTACAGTAAGACTGAGCTACAAAGTGTCCGTCGGAACAAACCAGCCGGGCGTATCGGACCCGCTACCGGGCCACTTCTGGCCCGCGGGTCGCActtttgacacccctggaaaTTTGACAGGGTATGAATATTTTAGCAAAAACTGAATGCACAAGGGCTGGGTTAATATCTCAGAGTATGCATCAGTCAACAAAAGCAGATCCCATATTGAAATACTTAGCGCAAATATGGCAGTTAAATGTAGCAGACATACCGTATGtatagaaaaaggaaaaaacatgatttactACATGTAACGTAACGgctttttcctgtatttaaatACTGAGATTATGATCAATGTCAAACTACTGTTGTGCTGTGGTTGCACATTCGAATAAAAAGTCTATATAGTAAATAATACAGGTGTACAGTAAAGTCAATTATCAATGGATGTTTCATTGTGGATGAAATTTAAAGAGTTTATTGAATAGGCAATGTTTATCAGTCTAACgtgcaaaaaaaacctaccggacaaaaaaaaagttacaaaaaacAATGACTGCATCCAACGTTTTTGGTCCAGGTTGCTTCACTAATGATGGTTAGGATAGTATTCAAGATTGGTGTCTTTGTTTTTCGTTTTGATCAACTTGTGCCATTTGTCGTCGGTTTCAACTAACTTTTGCGACTCCCTCGTGTGGAGCAATGCGGTGCTAACAAAATAGCACTGAGCTAGATTGCTAGCTTCACAAATATAtccattcactttttttttttagtttggttAGAATTTTTCCAATTGcagaaataatcaaaaatagtAACATTTTCGTCTTCTTTTAGTTTGGAAACGAAATGAATATGTACATTTTCACACAAAGCCATACAAGTGTTGATGCATCTACAATAAGTGTCTTGTCAGttttaacaataaaaaaggCTATGTACTGTTATGAAAGTATTACAAGCACATGGTACAAGGACGCTTTCTTCTGCACTGCCGTTCTTGGTAAAActcaatattttctttgtaGCATGCCTCATGTTTTATGAAAGGAAAAATGTTATCGTGCTGGTAGATAATAAAAAGTCTATGTATTTGTATTGTTTGGTGACAGTGGAGTCACGTTCCTCTTGGGTTCTGTACAAACGACGTCACGTCATGTATTGAACAGTTGTGATAACTTTTGTAATTCAAAGTCCAAATTTTGAATATCATTATTGTGTCAATTTCATAGGCGTTTTAACCAAATAAAGCGACATCATGTGCAAATGATCGAGGctttttttggtgttgttttgAGCACGTCTCATTCCGAAAACCGTTTGCAGCCTCACgagtaaaatagaaaaaagtatTGTCTGTTTTCGTCACCCCCTTTTGTTTGCATctgacggaaaaaaaatgaacaaggaTATGGTTTTATTATCATGTTCATGGTTTGCATTACCGCACTGTTAAATGTCGCAAGAACGTACACATGCTTTTAAGAtggataaatgaaaaacaaatccaTCCTTTTAAGGGCCACGcaggaagaaaacacaaatGATCGAGCACTAGATTTTTAAATTGAGACTTTTAATATCGGCATAGATGTGCACAAATAGGAGACGATTCCAATGTCAACGAACCCTTGTAGAAGCCTACTTAGGATGTCCTAATTACCCGGTTCgctaataattgtaatttgacTTTAAAAGGCAGACAGGCAGGCTTTATCCCTGGGCTAACGTTAACAATCCAGCTGCAGCATTAGTCACCGTTTTCCAGagttttcttcttgaatttccaAAAAATGCTGCtgcaatatatataaattgttgatttatttatatgtttgGGGTTCATCAGCAATCCTTGTTTGAGCTTCAGCTGGTGGACCAATGGTCTTATGTTCTTCCGCTAAATAGCTTGCTCCATTTTGGAGACCATTTTTTCATTGATGACGGTAATCCGTCCAGGCCCTGAGGCTGCAAAACAACCCCAAACCATGATGCTTCCTTCACCATATTTTAAAGTTGGGCTTATGTTTTAATGCTGGTGTGCTGTGCCACTTTTCCTACACACATATGTATGTTCCATCCAAATAACTCCATTATTTTTTCATCTGTCCAAAGAATGTTGTCCCAGAACGCTGTTGAACATAAAGGTGTTCTTTTGCGAACTTTTACCCACACGTTATGccaaatataataattattattattctgggATACGGAAATACCAGAAATTCCAAAGGGTTCATGTACTTTTCTTGTCTTGTTTCTTGACAATGTACATCCAGtactttttgaaaaataatagtgTAAATATTCATAAAAGGCATAAAATGGGGGGATTTGCACCATCCAGTTTTTCTCATTACGCGGACGCTGTCCATCGCACAAGCAGCAGGTCAAAAGTCACGTCGCTAATGGCGAGTCGGTAGCCGGCGCTCCGATTCTGAGGACAATTGGCGTTTGGGGGATAACGGAGTGGACAGTTACGTTATGTCATCAAGGTCGTAATGTGCAATTTTATGGAACCTTCATTAAAGTGAATGATGGCTCCAATTCAGCTGCATATTGTAAAATAAACGTCAACCGATGCGAGCATAGCATTACCCGCGCGCACCCGTTACAcagttacgaaacaagttctggaactattgtttttttctcgcatattaaccGCCTCCGCGTATGAGCTGTACCCTTTAAattcccttaaaatcgttgaatttgactacaaatgtgttactttgaagggaaaatcttaagaaaaatcatcggtATTTtctagatactgtatgaatcgaaaggatcgtctgctggattgcacatgcCATTGCatattccgaaagggtgttgcttgcacgtggacaaattgaaaaaggaagtcacgtgagcagtgtAACCAGGAAGTGTATCTGTAGcaatctagtttgtcatcctaggtaagatggcagcaccctgagcgagcaatggcaggcaaaagtgagttttttcatattttatgcaaaatagttttttcttcttcttgaatttacattcatagacgtcaaaataaattttgtttagcgttttatctcttcagttttctctattttgaaataaattaccgaatctgccgcattgtcttgcggtatgtcgtttcgtctttgtcaccgttgtatagtacatatatacatacatagatactcATTTAGCTTATGTTTACATTGTGATTCAGAGTCTGGCTGAATGCCCAGTTTGTCCGCACATTATGACTTCTCATGGAACGCAGCAATCGCAAAGGGAGTATTTTGATTGGGATTCTCGGCCACCATAAAGAGCGAGCACCTGTTCCTGTTGTCACTTAGTAAGATCATCCTTCTTAAAAGTGCCTTTTGTCCTTTTCCACAAATAACCCGCGAGGCCCGAGTCCTTTTGCCCTTTTGTCACTCTTTGTCTGACATCCAGCTCTCGAGAGGTCGCCGCGAATCTTCCCGTAAAAAGTAGTCGCTTGCAGAAGCTTCAGCTATGAAAGCCATCCgccgggttaaaaaaaaaacaaaaaacgaccTTACCCGACGGCTGAAAGTGAACCCTTTAAATGTTGTCGCGCCGGGGCTATTTCTCAGGCTAACCTTCTCCATGGAGGGCGCATTTTAATTCCATTCCAAAGTGGCGACAGAGACGTGCAAACGTTGACAGACGAATGGACGTCCGTACGGAAGGATGAATGGCCAGTTGTGGACAGCTGGCGTAAATAAAGGAAGGTTAAGATCGCGGTGAATTATTCCACCGTGATTTGCCTTAGGCTTCATCAACACAAACTGAACTCGTTGACAGCGATATACGCACAATCATTTGGACCGGTAGTGATTGCCTGATCAttgtgtgtgcggtcgattggtcgccggtcttatggtcgctgtcttttggtcgccggtcttttggtcgcggtcttttggtcgcggtcttttggtcgcggtcttttggtcgcggtcttttggtcgcggtcttttggtcgcggtcttttggtcgccctgaccgcaacaacgggcgaccaaaagactggcgaccaaaagaccgacgaccaaaagaccggcgacaaaacaaggtaaaacaacacgtctacgcatcaataaaagccaacaatggccatgagcagtttcactgagccgacgtgtgagtgtataagagtttgtatttagggaatttgagcaatgatttaaatggtaattatcactcaccttccgggcgaccaaaagaccggcaa harbors:
- the syt10 gene encoding synaptotagmin-10 isoform X1 → MNPGRPGSSSSGMQWLNRRDVSVRSGDGITLCQRALQIVTDLCLTGHVDLEKCSDIFPLESSSIPGKGHADISISLLAVVVGFCGLALLVVSLFVFWKLCWPFWRSKAMTVNGGHGALRVAFPDSPARHSPPLPDKISAVEEKKKRSPEAKANGRSSVKLLEAAMKISQTSPDIPAEVQTTLREKPSRQAKIQRQTTEPTSSSRHNSFRRHLPRQMNVNSFDLSMDAVPFRQSSTASIGRIKPELYKQKSVDSDGEPREPVETCGKLSFSLRYDYEERALVVKILKGVDLPAKDFTGTSDPYVKIYLLPERKKKFQTRVQRKNLNPTFDESFRFPVGYDELCNRKLHLSIYDFDRFTSHDMIGQVVVDNLFELSDLSREAVVWKDIHAATTETVDLGEIMYSLCYLPTAGRMTLTVIKCRNLKAMDITGSSDPYVKVHLICEGRRLKKRKTSIKKSTLNPVYNEAIIFDIPPENVEQVSLSILVMDYDRVGHNEVIGVCRAGPDAEGLGRDHWNEMLAYPRKPITHWHALGEWPGRGASFESQVSCTSPKPPLTP
- the syt10 gene encoding synaptotagmin-10 isoform X2 — its product is MNPGRPGSSSSGMQWLNRRDVSVRSGDGITLCQRALQIVTDLCLTGHVDLEKCSDIFPLESSSIPDISISLLAVVVGFCGLALLVVSLFVFWKLCWPFWRSKAMTVNGGHGALRVAFPDSPARHSPPLPDKISAVEEKKKRSPEAKANGRSSVKLLEAAMKISQTSPDIPAEVQTTLREKPSRQAKIQRQTTEPTSSSRHNSFRRHLPRQMNVNSFDLSMDAVPFRQSSTASIGRIKPELYKQKSVDSDGEPREPVETCGKLSFSLRYDYEERALVVKILKGVDLPAKDFTGTSDPYVKIYLLPERKKKFQTRVQRKNLNPTFDESFRFPVGYDELCNRKLHLSIYDFDRFTSHDMIGQVVVDNLFELSDLSREAVVWKDIHAATTETVDLGEIMYSLCYLPTAGRMTLTVIKCRNLKAMDITGSSDPYVKVHLICEGRRLKKRKTSIKKSTLNPVYNEAIIFDIPPENVEQVSLSILVMDYDRVGHNEVIGVCRAGPDAEGLGRDHWNEMLAYPRKPITHWHALGEWPGRGASFESQVSCTSPKPPLTP